A section of the Pseudomonas flavescens genome encodes:
- a CDS encoding substrate-binding periplasmic protein has protein sequence MTVKAAWFACLLSVSSVFALPAQAELPPGYKVVLQTENFPPFNMADNEKNFARDANIQGVSTTIVREMFKRAGIDYTLTLRFPWSRVYDSTLANANHGLFSTSMNEARRPLFKWVGPIAKVERVLLAAPGSNIPNLKDLEQARQYRIGSYKDSAASQTLEKAGLQPINTLRDPENIAKLTQGRIDLWGTTDPVWRHQARQADVTGLRNVLTFDRSDLYLALNLDTPDEVVARLQKALDEMKSEGYGTCNKHPELC, from the coding sequence ATGACCGTCAAAGCCGCGTGGTTCGCCTGTTTGCTGTCCGTTTCCAGCGTCTTCGCCCTGCCCGCGCAGGCCGAACTGCCGCCTGGCTACAAGGTCGTGTTACAAACGGAAAACTTTCCGCCATTCAACATGGCCGACAACGAAAAGAATTTCGCCCGTGACGCCAATATTCAGGGGGTCAGCACCACCATCGTGCGCGAGATGTTCAAGCGTGCCGGCATCGACTACACCCTGACCCTGCGTTTCCCCTGGAGCCGGGTCTACGACTCCACCCTCGCCAACGCCAACCACGGCCTGTTCTCGACCTCGATGAACGAGGCGCGTCGCCCGCTGTTCAAGTGGGTCGGCCCGATCGCCAAGGTCGAGCGCGTGCTGCTCGCCGCGCCGGGCTCGAACATTCCCAACCTCAAGGACCTCGAGCAGGCCCGCCAGTACCGCATCGGCAGTTACAAGGACAGTGCCGCCAGCCAGACGCTGGAAAAGGCCGGGCTGCAGCCGATCAACACCCTGCGCGACCCGGAGAACATCGCCAAACTGACCCAGGGCCGCATCGACCTGTGGGGCACCACCGACCCGGTATGGCGCCACCAGGCCCGCCAGGCGGACGTCACCGGCCTGCGCAACGTGCTGACCTTCGACCGCTCCGACCTTTACCTGGCCCTCAACCTCGACACCCCGGACGAAGTGGTAGCACGGCTGCAAAAGGCGCTGGATGAGATGAAGAGCGAGGGTTACGGCACCTGCAACAAACACCCGGAACTGTGCTGA
- the aspA gene encoding aspartate ammonia-lyase, protein MSAAALFRVEKDLLGTLEVPSEVYYGIQTLRALNNFRLSGVPLAHYPKLVVALAMVKQAAADANRELGYLPANKHAAISEACARIIRGDFHDQFVVDMIQGGAGTSTNMNANEVIANIALEAMGHAKGEYKHLHPNNDVNMAQSTNDAYPTAIRLGLLLGHDTLLASLDSLIQSFAAKGEEFSHVLKMGRTQLQDAVPMTLGQEFRAFATTLGEDLARLRSLAPELLTEVNLGGTAIGTGINADPGYQHLAVQRLALISGQPLVPAADLIEATSDMGAFVLFSGMLKRTAVKLSKICNDLRLLSSGPRTGINEINLPARQPGSSIMPGKVNPVIPEAVNQVAFEIIGNDLALTMAAEGGQLQLNVMEPLIAYKIFDSIRLLQRAMDMLREHCINGITANEAHCRALMENSIGLITALNPYIGYENSTRIAKEALVSGRGVLELVREEQLLDDTTLAEILRPENMIAPHQLKPLTPPIKEAVDQQR, encoded by the coding sequence ATGTCCGCTGCTGCATTGTTCCGCGTCGAAAAAGACCTGCTCGGTACCCTCGAAGTCCCCTCCGAGGTCTACTACGGTATCCAGACCCTGCGTGCGCTGAACAACTTCCGCCTGTCCGGCGTGCCGTTGGCGCATTACCCGAAACTGGTCGTGGCCCTGGCCATGGTCAAACAGGCAGCAGCTGACGCCAACCGCGAACTGGGCTACCTGCCTGCCAACAAGCACGCCGCGATCAGCGAAGCCTGTGCACGCATCATCCGCGGCGATTTCCACGACCAGTTCGTGGTCGACATGATTCAGGGCGGCGCCGGCACCTCGACCAACATGAATGCCAACGAGGTGATCGCCAACATCGCCCTGGAAGCCATGGGTCATGCCAAAGGTGAATACAAGCACCTGCACCCCAACAACGACGTGAACATGGCGCAGTCGACCAACGACGCCTACCCCACCGCCATCCGCCTGGGTCTGCTGCTGGGCCATGACACCCTGCTGGCCAGCCTGGACAGCCTGATCCAGTCGTTCGCAGCCAAGGGCGAAGAATTCAGCCACGTCCTGAAGATGGGCCGTACCCAGCTGCAGGACGCCGTACCGATGACCCTCGGCCAGGAATTCCGCGCGTTCGCCACCACCCTGGGTGAAGACCTGGCGCGCCTGCGCAGCCTGGCGCCGGAGCTGCTCACCGAAGTGAACCTGGGCGGCACCGCCATCGGTACTGGCATCAACGCCGACCCCGGCTACCAGCACCTGGCCGTGCAGCGCCTGGCGCTGATCAGCGGCCAGCCGCTGGTGCCGGCCGCCGACCTGATCGAAGCCACCTCCGACATGGGCGCCTTCGTGCTGTTCTCCGGCATGCTCAAGCGCACCGCGGTCAAACTCTCGAAGATCTGCAACGACCTGCGCCTGCTCTCCAGCGGCCCGCGCACCGGCATCAACGAGATCAACCTGCCGGCGCGTCAGCCAGGCAGCTCGATCATGCCTGGCAAGGTCAACCCGGTGATCCCGGAAGCGGTCAATCAGGTGGCCTTCGAAATCATCGGCAACGACCTGGCCCTGACCATGGCAGCCGAAGGCGGCCAGCTGCAACTGAACGTGATGGAGCCGCTGATCGCCTACAAGATCTTCGACTCGATCCGCCTGCTGCAACGCGCCATGGACATGCTGCGCGAGCATTGCATCAACGGCATCACCGCCAACGAAGCCCACTGCCGCGCATTGATGGAGAACTCCATCGGCCTGATCACCGCGCTCAACCCCTACATCGGTTACGAGAACTCCACCCGTATCGCCAAGGAAGCGCTGGTCAGCGGCCGCGGCGTACTGGAACTGGTGCGCGAGGAGCAGCTGCTGGACGACACCACACTGGCCGAGATTCTGCGCCCGGAAAACATGATCGCCCCGCATCAGCTCAAGCCCCTGACGCCACCGATCAAAGAGGCGGTCGACCAGCAACGCTAA
- a CDS encoding LysR substrate-binding domain-containing protein, producing MNLETKWLEDFVTLAATRSFSQAAQKRFVTQPAFSRRIQSLEAALGLTLVNRSRTPVELTESGQLFLLTARSMVEQLGEVVRHLHHLEGQQGEALQIAAAHSLVFGFFPEWIARLRRDGLPLTTRLVATNVGEAVHSLREGTCDLILAYHDQDAAVQLAPDLFPSLHLGNSEMLPVCAVDEQGAPLFDLDAGQSVPLLAYSAGTYLGRSVNLLLRQRALRSTTVHETAMADSLKAMALQGLGVAWVPRLSMNAELARGELVVCGKEHWHIPLEIRLYRWSMSRKAAVRLLWRKLEGGVGRDES from the coding sequence GTGAACCTGGAAACCAAATGGCTGGAAGACTTCGTGACGCTGGCCGCTACGCGCAGCTTTTCTCAGGCGGCGCAGAAGCGTTTCGTTACCCAGCCGGCTTTCAGCAGGCGTATCCAAAGCCTTGAGGCAGCCCTGGGCCTGACCTTGGTGAATCGCTCGCGTACGCCGGTGGAGCTGACCGAGTCCGGCCAGCTGTTTCTGCTCACCGCGCGTAGCATGGTCGAGCAACTGGGGGAGGTGGTGCGCCACCTGCATCACCTCGAGGGGCAACAGGGCGAGGCGTTGCAGATTGCCGCCGCACACTCCCTGGTGTTTGGTTTCTTCCCTGAGTGGATCGCCCGCCTGCGCCGCGATGGCCTGCCGCTGACCACGCGCCTGGTGGCGACCAATGTGGGGGAGGCCGTGCACTCGCTGCGCGAAGGCACCTGCGACCTGATCCTCGCCTATCACGACCAGGACGCCGCGGTGCAACTGGCCCCCGACCTGTTTCCGTCGCTGCATCTGGGTAATAGCGAGATGCTGCCGGTCTGCGCCGTCGATGAGCAGGGCGCGCCGCTTTTCGATCTGGACGCCGGCCAGAGTGTGCCCCTGCTGGCCTACAGCGCCGGCACTTATCTGGGGCGCTCGGTGAATCTGCTGCTGCGCCAACGCGCGTTGCGTTCCACCACCGTGCATGAAACGGCCATGGCCGACAGCCTCAAGGCCATGGCGCTGCAAGGCCTGGGCGTGGCCTGGGTGCCGCGGCTGTCGATGAACGCCGAGCTGGCCCGTGGCGAGCTGGTGGTCTGCGGCAAGGAGCACTGGCACATCCCGCTGGAAATTCGCCTGTACCGCTGGAGCATGTCGCGCAAGGCGGCCGTGCGGCTTTTGTGGCGCAAGCTCGAAGGGGGGGTGGGACGCGACGAAAGCTAA
- a CDS encoding sigma-54-dependent transcriptional regulator: protein MNDDLTVLIVEDDPHVLLGCQQALALEDIASEGVGSAEQALQRIDADFAGIVISDIRLPGMDGLKLLDELKRRDPALPVVLITGHGDIGMAVGAMRDGAYDFMEKPFSPERLVDVTRRALEQRSLAREVSSLRRQLAGKQALEHRLIGRSSAMQQLRELIANVADTSANVLIEGETGTGKELVARCLHDFSRRQSKAFVALNCGGLPENLFESEIFGHEAHAFTGAGKRRIGKIEHANGGSLFLDEIESMPLNLQIKLLRVLQEHSLERLGSNQPVAVDCRVIAATKADLDEAGKAGHFRSDLYYRLNVVTLELPPLRERREDIARLFEHFLQLSALRFDRAAPELDRHTLAALMAHDWPGNVRELRNVAERFALGLPAFKKSGNHDGIAPTFAEAVEAFERNLLVDALEHHAGNLSQAAQALGMAKTTLFDKVKKYGLG from the coding sequence ATGAATGACGACCTCACCGTGCTGATCGTCGAAGACGATCCCCACGTGCTGCTCGGCTGCCAGCAGGCCCTGGCCCTGGAAGATATCGCCAGCGAAGGCGTCGGCAGCGCCGAACAGGCCCTGCAGCGCATCGACGCGGATTTCGCCGGCATCGTCATCAGCGACATCCGCCTGCCGGGCATGGATGGCCTGAAGCTGCTCGACGAACTCAAGCGCCGCGACCCGGCACTGCCGGTGGTGCTGATCACTGGCCACGGCGATATCGGCATGGCCGTGGGCGCGATGCGCGACGGCGCCTACGACTTCATGGAGAAACCCTTCTCACCCGAGCGTCTGGTCGATGTCACCCGCCGTGCGCTGGAACAACGCAGCCTGGCCCGCGAGGTGTCGTCGCTGCGTCGCCAGTTGGCCGGCAAACAGGCCCTGGAACACCGCCTGATCGGTCGCTCGTCGGCCATGCAGCAATTGCGCGAGCTGATCGCCAACGTCGCCGACACCTCGGCCAACGTGCTGATCGAAGGCGAAACCGGCACCGGCAAGGAACTGGTCGCCCGCTGCCTGCACGACTTCAGCCGGCGACAGAGCAAGGCCTTCGTCGCCCTCAACTGCGGCGGCCTGCCGGAGAACCTGTTCGAGAGCGAAATCTTCGGCCACGAGGCCCACGCCTTCACCGGCGCGGGCAAACGGCGCATCGGCAAGATCGAACACGCCAACGGCGGCAGCCTGTTTCTCGACGAGATCGAAAGCATGCCGCTCAATCTGCAGATCAAGCTGCTGCGCGTGCTTCAGGAGCACAGCCTGGAGCGCCTGGGCTCCAACCAGCCGGTCGCGGTCGACTGCCGGGTGATCGCAGCGACCAAGGCCGATCTCGACGAAGCCGGCAAGGCTGGGCACTTCCGCAGCGACCTCTACTACCGCCTCAACGTGGTCACCCTGGAACTGCCACCGCTGCGCGAACGCCGTGAAGACATCGCCCGGCTGTTCGAACACTTCCTGCAGCTCTCGGCGCTGCGCTTCGATCGCGCCGCACCCGAACTGGATCGCCACACCCTGGCGGCGCTGATGGCCCATGACTGGCCCGGTAACGTACGGGAACTGCGCAACGTCGCCGAACGCTTCGCCCTAGGCCTGCCGGCCTTCAAGAAAAGCGGCAATCACGATGGCATCGCGCCGACCTTCGCCGAAGCGGTGGAAGCCTTCGAGCGCAACCTGCTGGTCGATGCCCTCGAGCACCACGCCGGCAACCTCAGCCAGGCCGCCCAGGCCCTGGGCATGGCCAAAACCACGCTGTTCGACAAGGTGAAGAAATACGGGTTGGGGTGA
- a CDS encoding sensor histidine kinase, whose translation MQCASASLRVVPPALSAKPRYVRHLLLTLLMLILVAICGYAGYYLSEKAGIRDLIESGERQLELNARAVESEINKYTYLPSLLELESNVSRLLLTPDAYRRQRVNDYLEGLNRRSGSMAIYVMDTDGRVLATSNWRQHDSYLGEDLSFRAYFQDALQGEQGRFYGIGSTTGEPGYYLSHGLKANGRIIGVAVVKVRLDPLEQRWQRARLEAYVSDENGIIILSSDPARRLKAVRPLNADIKERLARSLQYHWSSLDELIPLARTPVDTDVEQVSFAATGEQEGSEVINYLSQSRPLEDTPWHLTLLSPLQDLRREAVSHGMLAAAAFALLAFLLIAWNERRKVIATRLAAREALQQANSELERKITERTADLRASNDRLKAQIRERRQAENTLRLAQDELVQAGKLAVIGQMSTSIAHELNQPLAALRTLSGNTVRFLSRGSYDVATTNLQTINELVDRMGKITGSLRAFARRSNDGGEASLSKAVEAALQVVQPRLERTPLNIHHQFDEARLAINQTRLEQILVNLIANAADAMSTQTDRQLWLQGSAEGDRYRLRVLDNGPGIAPADRTHLFEPFFTTKPGEQGLGLGLTLSASLAAAAGGSLSADHPPQGGTAFELNLPQVAAVMETPDE comes from the coding sequence ATGCAATGCGCTTCCGCCAGTCTTCGTGTGGTGCCGCCCGCCTTGTCCGCCAAACCACGCTACGTCCGCCACCTGCTGCTGACTCTGTTGATGCTGATTCTGGTCGCCATATGCGGCTACGCCGGCTATTACCTCAGCGAAAAGGCCGGCATCCGCGACCTGATCGAAAGCGGCGAGCGCCAGCTCGAGCTCAATGCCCGAGCGGTGGAAAGCGAGATCAACAAATACACCTACCTGCCCAGCCTGCTGGAGCTCGAATCCAACGTCAGCCGCCTGCTGCTGACCCCGGACGCCTACCGACGCCAACGCGTCAACGACTACCTCGAAGGCCTCAACCGGCGCAGCGGCAGCATGGCCATCTACGTGATGGACACCGACGGCCGCGTGCTGGCCACCAGCAACTGGCGCCAGCACGACAGCTACCTGGGTGAGGACCTGTCCTTCCGGGCCTATTTCCAGGATGCCCTGCAAGGCGAACAGGGGCGTTTCTACGGTATCGGCAGCACCACCGGCGAACCCGGCTACTACCTGTCCCATGGTCTCAAGGCCAACGGCCGGATCATCGGCGTGGCAGTGGTCAAGGTACGTCTCGATCCGCTGGAGCAGCGCTGGCAGCGAGCACGCCTGGAAGCCTACGTCAGCGACGAAAACGGCATCATCATCCTCTCCAGCGACCCCGCCCGCCGTCTCAAGGCAGTGCGCCCGTTGAACGCCGACATCAAGGAGCGCCTGGCGCGCAGCCTGCAGTATCACTGGTCTTCACTCGACGAACTGATCCCGCTGGCCCGCACGCCGGTGGACACCGATGTCGAGCAGGTCAGCTTCGCCGCCACCGGCGAGCAGGAGGGCAGCGAGGTGATCAACTACCTGTCGCAAAGCCGTCCGCTGGAAGACACCCCCTGGCACCTCACCCTCCTCAGCCCGCTTCAGGACCTGCGCCGCGAGGCGGTCAGCCACGGCATGCTGGCCGCCGCCGCCTTCGCCTTGCTGGCCTTTCTGCTGATCGCCTGGAACGAACGTCGCAAGGTGATCGCCACCCGCCTCGCGGCCCGTGAAGCCTTGCAGCAGGCCAACAGCGAGCTGGAACGCAAGATCACCGAGCGCACCGCCGATCTGCGCGCCAGCAATGACCGCCTCAAGGCGCAGATACGCGAACGGCGGCAGGCCGAGAACACCCTGCGCCTGGCCCAGGACGAACTGGTGCAGGCCGGCAAGCTGGCGGTGATCGGGCAGATGTCCACCAGCATCGCCCATGAGCTCAACCAGCCACTGGCCGCGCTGCGCACCTTGTCCGGCAACACCGTGCGCTTTCTCTCCCGTGGCTCGTACGACGTGGCCACCACCAACCTGCAGACGATCAACGAACTGGTCGACCGCATGGGCAAGATCACCGGCAGCCTGCGGGCCTTCGCGCGACGCTCCAACGACGGCGGCGAAGCCAGCCTGAGCAAGGCGGTGGAAGCTGCCCTGCAAGTGGTCCAGCCGCGCCTGGAACGCACCCCGCTGAACATTCACCACCAGTTCGACGAAGCGCGTCTGGCCATCAACCAGACGCGCCTTGAACAGATCCTCGTCAACCTGATCGCCAACGCCGCCGATGCCATGAGCACCCAAACGGATCGCCAGCTATGGCTACAGGGCAGTGCCGAGGGCGACCGCTATCGCCTGCGCGTGCTCGACAACGGTCCCGGCATCGCCCCCGCCGACCGCACGCACCTGTTCGAACCCTTCTTCACCACCAAGCCCGGCGAGCAGGGCCTGGGCCTTGGCCTGACGCTATCGGCCAGCCTCGCGGCTGCCGCAGGCGGTAGCCTCAGCGCCGATCACCCGCCCCAGGGCGGTACCGCTTTCGAACTCAACCTGCCTCAGGTTGCCGCTGTCATGGAGACACCCGATGAATGA
- a CDS encoding amino acid ABC transporter ATP-binding protein produces the protein MISIKNVNKWYGDFQVLTDCTTDVKKGEVVVVCGPSGSGKSTLIKCVNALEPFQKGDIVVDGTSIADKKTNLPKLRSRVGMVFQHFELFPHLTITENLTIAQIKVLGRSKEEATKKGLQLLDRVGLSEHAHKHPGQLSGGQQQRVAIARALAMDPIVMLFDEPTSALDPEMVNEVLDVMVQLAHEGMTMMCVTHEMGFARKVADRVIFMDAGQIVEDCPKEEFFGDVSARSERAQQFLAKILQH, from the coding sequence ATGATTTCCATCAAGAACGTCAACAAGTGGTATGGGGACTTCCAGGTGCTGACCGACTGCACCACGGACGTCAAGAAAGGCGAAGTGGTGGTGGTCTGCGGGCCGTCCGGCTCGGGCAAGTCCACCCTGATCAAGTGCGTCAACGCGCTGGAACCGTTCCAGAAGGGCGACATCGTGGTCGATGGCACTTCCATCGCCGACAAGAAAACCAACCTGCCCAAGCTGCGTTCGCGGGTCGGCATGGTGTTCCAGCACTTCGAGCTGTTCCCCCATCTGACCATCACCGAAAACCTGACCATCGCGCAGATCAAGGTGCTGGGCCGCAGCAAGGAAGAAGCCACCAAGAAGGGCCTGCAGTTGCTCGACCGCGTAGGCCTCTCGGAACATGCCCACAAGCATCCCGGCCAGCTTTCCGGCGGCCAGCAGCAACGTGTGGCGATTGCCCGCGCCCTGGCCATGGATCCGATCGTCATGCTGTTCGACGAACCGACTTCGGCCCTCGACCCGGAAATGGTCAACGAAGTGCTCGACGTGATGGTGCAACTGGCTCACGAAGGCATGACCATGATGTGCGTGACCCACGAGATGGGCTTCGCCCGCAAGGTCGCCGACCGGGTGATCTTCATGGACGCCGGACAGATCGTCGAAGACTGCCCCAAGGAAGAATTCTTCGGCGACGTGAGCGCCCGCTCCGAGCGCGCCCAGCAATTCCTCGCGAAGATCCTGCAGCACTGA
- a CDS encoding amino acid ABC transporter permease, translating into MMDFSQIIPALPGLWEGMAMTLQLMVMGVIGGVVLGTLLALMRLSSNVFLSKLAATYVNYFRSIPLLLVITWFYFAVPFILRWITGEDTPVGAFASCLVAFIMFEAAYFCEIVRAGIQAIPKGQMGAAQALGMSYGQTMRLIILPQAFRKMTPLLLQQSIILFQDTSLVYTVGLMDFLNAARSRGDILGQPHEFLIFAGLVYFTISFAASQLVKLLQKRLAV; encoded by the coding sequence ATGATGGACTTCAGTCAGATCATCCCCGCTCTGCCAGGCCTCTGGGAAGGCATGGCCATGACCCTGCAGCTCATGGTCATGGGCGTCATCGGCGGCGTGGTACTGGGCACCCTGCTGGCCCTGATGCGCCTGTCGAGCAACGTGTTTCTATCGAAGCTGGCGGCTACCTACGTCAACTACTTCCGCTCGATCCCCCTGCTGCTGGTGATCACCTGGTTCTACTTCGCGGTGCCGTTCATCCTGCGCTGGATCACCGGCGAAGACACACCGGTAGGTGCCTTCGCCTCCTGCCTGGTGGCCTTCATCATGTTCGAGGCGGCGTATTTCTGCGAAATCGTCCGCGCCGGCATCCAGGCCATCCCCAAGGGCCAGATGGGCGCAGCCCAGGCACTGGGCATGAGCTACGGTCAGACCATGCGCCTGATCATCCTGCCCCAGGCGTTCCGCAAGATGACTCCACTGCTGCTGCAGCAGAGCATCATCCTGTTCCAGGACACCTCGCTGGTTTACACCGTCGGCCTGATGGACTTCCTCAACGCTGCCCGTTCGCGCGGTGACATCCTCGGTCAGCCCCACGAATTCCTGATCTTCGCCGGCCTGGTCTACTTCACCATCAGCTTCGCTGCCTCGCAGCTGGTCAAGCTCCTGCAAAAAAGGTTAGCCGTATGA
- a CDS encoding amino acid ABC transporter permease produces the protein MNYNWDWGIFFKSTGIGSEIYLDWFITGLGWTIAIALVGWLIALSLGSLLGVMRTVPNRLISGIATAYVEVFRNVPLLVQLFLWYFLVPDLLPEPLELWFKQDLNPATSAYLSVVVCLGLFTAARVCEQVRTGIQALPAGQTAAAYAMGFRLPQIYSNVLLPQAYRIIIPPLTSEFLNIFKNSSVASLIGLMELLAQTKQTAEFSANLFEAFTLATLIYFTLNMSLMMIMRVVERKVAVPGLISVGGK, from the coding sequence ATGAACTACAACTGGGACTGGGGCATATTCTTCAAGTCCACCGGCATTGGCAGCGAGATCTACCTGGACTGGTTCATCACCGGCCTGGGCTGGACCATCGCCATCGCGCTGGTCGGCTGGCTGATCGCCCTGTCACTCGGCTCCCTGCTCGGCGTGATGCGCACGGTGCCGAATCGCCTGATTTCCGGGATCGCCACGGCGTACGTGGAAGTGTTCCGCAACGTGCCGCTGCTGGTGCAGCTGTTCCTCTGGTACTTCCTGGTACCCGACCTGCTGCCGGAACCCCTGGAGCTGTGGTTCAAGCAGGATCTCAACCCTGCCACTTCGGCCTACCTCAGCGTGGTCGTATGCCTGGGTCTGTTCACCGCCGCCCGCGTCTGCGAGCAGGTTCGTACCGGCATTCAGGCGCTGCCGGCCGGCCAGACCGCCGCCGCCTACGCCATGGGTTTCCGTCTGCCGCAGATCTACAGCAACGTGCTGCTGCCCCAGGCCTATCGGATCATCATTCCGCCGTTAACCAGCGAATTCCTGAACATCTTCAAGAACTCTTCGGTGGCCTCGCTGATCGGCCTCATGGAACTGCTCGCGCAGACCAAACAGACCGCCGAGTTCAGCGCCAACCTGTTCGAGGCCTTCACCCTGGCGACGCTGATCTACTTCACCCTGAACATGAGCCTGATGATGATCATGCGTGTGGTCGAGCGTAAGGTCGCCGTGCCTGGCCTGATTTCCGTGGGAGGCAAATGA
- a CDS encoding glutamate/aspartate ABC transporter substrate-binding protein gives MRIVPRVLAVAVAAALMSSPVFAAELTGTLKKIKDSGTITLGHRDSSIPFSYFGDTSKQPVGYSHDLQLKVVEELKKELELPDLKVRYNLVTSQTRIPLVQNGTVDLECGSTTNNVERQRQVDFSVGIFEVGTRLLTKKSSGVNDFDDLKGKNVVTTAGTTSERLLKSMNAEKKMGMNVISAKDHGESFLMLESNRAVAFMMDDALLAGEMAKAKKPDDWHVVGTPQSFEIYGCMVRKGDEGFKKVVDKAISATFASGEINDIYNKWFQQPVPPKGLNLNFPMSDELKKLIAEPTDKSVEQI, from the coding sequence ATGCGTATTGTCCCCCGCGTACTGGCTGTAGCCGTTGCCGCCGCCCTGATGTCCAGCCCGGTTTTCGCGGCTGAACTGACCGGCACCCTGAAGAAGATCAAGGACTCGGGCACCATCACCCTGGGTCACCGTGACTCGTCCATCCCCTTCTCGTACTTCGGCGACACCTCCAAGCAGCCGGTTGGCTACTCCCATGACCTGCAGCTCAAGGTCGTCGAAGAGCTGAAAAAGGAACTGGAGCTGCCTGACCTTAAGGTGCGCTACAACCTGGTGACCTCCCAGACCCGTATCCCGCTGGTACAGAACGGCACCGTGGATCTGGAGTGCGGCTCCACCACCAACAACGTCGAGCGTCAGCGTCAGGTCGATTTCTCCGTCGGCATCTTCGAGGTCGGCACCCGTCTGCTGACCAAGAAAAGCAGCGGCGTCAACGATTTCGATGACCTCAAGGGCAAGAACGTGGTGACCACCGCTGGCACCACCTCCGAGCGCCTGCTCAAGTCCATGAACGCCGAGAAGAAGATGGGCATGAACGTGATTTCCGCCAAGGATCACGGCGAGTCCTTCCTGATGCTCGAATCCAACCGCGCCGTGGCCTTCATGATGGATGACGCCCTGCTCGCCGGCGAAATGGCCAAGGCCAAGAAGCCGGATGACTGGCATGTGGTCGGCACCCCGCAGTCCTTCGAGATCTACGGCTGCATGGTTCGCAAAGGCGACGAAGGCTTCAAGAAGGTGGTCGACAAGGCCATCAGCGCGACCTTCGCATCGGGCGAAATCAACGACATCTACAACAAGTGGTTCCAGCAGCCGGTACCACCGAAAGGTCTGAACCTCAATTTCCCCATGAGCGACGAGCTGAAGAAGCTGATCGCCGAACCAACCGACAAGTCTGTAGAGCAGATCTGA
- the adhP gene encoding alcohol dehydrogenase AdhP has translation MRQTMQAAVVHAFGEPLRLEEVKVPLPGPGQILVKIEAAGVCHTDLHAADGDWPVKPSLPFIPGHEGVGHVAAVGAGVTRIREGDRVGVPWLYTACGCCEHCLTGWETLCADQQNTGYSVNGSYAEYVLADPNYVGVLPKNVEFAEIAPILCAGVTVYKGLKVTGARPGQWVAISGIGGLGHVAVQYARAMGLHVAAIDVDDAKLELARKLGASLTINARHENPVDVIQRDIGGAHGVLVTAVSNSAFGQAIGMARRGGTVALVGLPPGDFPTPIFDVVLKAISITGSIVGTRADLQEALDFAGEGLVKATIHRDTLDNVNGILEQLRAGKVEGRVVMQF, from the coding sequence ATGCGACAGACCATGCAAGCAGCCGTCGTTCATGCCTTTGGCGAGCCCTTGCGGCTCGAGGAAGTGAAGGTTCCGCTGCCCGGCCCCGGGCAGATACTGGTGAAGATCGAGGCAGCCGGCGTCTGCCACACCGACCTGCACGCCGCCGACGGCGACTGGCCGGTGAAACCCAGCCTGCCGTTCATCCCCGGGCATGAAGGCGTTGGCCATGTCGCAGCGGTGGGCGCTGGCGTGACCCGCATCCGTGAAGGCGACCGCGTCGGCGTGCCCTGGCTGTATACCGCCTGCGGATGCTGCGAGCACTGCCTCACGGGCTGGGAAACCCTCTGCGCCGATCAGCAGAACACCGGCTATTCGGTGAACGGCAGCTACGCCGAGTACGTGCTGGCCGACCCCAACTATGTGGGTGTTCTGCCGAAGAACGTCGAATTCGCCGAGATCGCGCCGATCCTCTGCGCAGGCGTCACCGTCTACAAGGGCCTGAAAGTCACCGGTGCGCGCCCCGGTCAGTGGGTGGCCATTTCCGGCATCGGCGGCCTGGGCCACGTCGCCGTGCAGTACGCTCGCGCCATGGGCCTGCACGTGGCCGCCATCGATGTCGACGATGCCAAGCTGGAGCTGGCCAGGAAACTCGGTGCCAGCCTGACCATCAATGCCCGCCACGAAAATCCGGTCGACGTCATTCAGCGCGATATCGGCGGAGCCCATGGCGTGTTGGTCACGGCAGTGTCGAACAGCGCTTTCGGTCAGGCCATCGGCATGGCGCGCCGCGGCGGCACCGTCGCGCTGGTGGGGCTGCCACCAGGCGATTTTCCCACGCCGATATTCGATGTGGTGCTCAAGGCCATCAGCATCACCGGCTCCATCGTCGGCACCCGCGCGGATCTGCAGGAGGCCCTGGACTTCGCTGGCGAGGGGCTGGTCAAGGCGACCATTCACCGCGATACGCTGGATAACGTCAATGGCATCCTCGAGCAGTTGCGCGCCGGCAAGGTCGAGGGTCGGGTGGTCATGCAATTCTGA